The DNA region GCTGAGGCTAAGTTTTGATAGGGGGTGGGGAGTTTTGGATTGTGATGATTATCATAAAAACTCAAATGATTTTGCACGAAAAATTTAGGAAAAAACTCCGCTCTAGCAGCCTTTACTCCCTCGTTTGCTAAGTCAATTTGTTCTCTAGCCTTTAAAACTTTAGCGTTTTGACTTTGCGTTTTTTGTGGCTCTTTTAGCCTTGCTTTTCCTTGTGGAGTGAAAGTTCTTGCTGTAAGGATGAAAAGCTCTTTTTTGATATTTTCTAGCTTTAAAATTCTTTGAGAAAGCTCTAAAGAAGCCAAGTGAAACTTCGCCCTAATGCTTTCTAATTCATCTTTAGCACTAAGTCCAGCATTATAAAAGCTTTCAAGTCTTGTTAAGCTTTGCTTTAAAAAGGTCTTTTTTTGCTCTCCAGCTTTGATTAATTCTTCAAGGCTAAGGTAGTTAAAATAAAGCGTAGCCGCATTTAAAGCAAGGAGGTTTTTTTGCTCTTTTTCATCAAGCCTTGCTAGAATTTCTTGTAATTTTAAGCTTTTAATATGTGCTTCTCTCTTGCCTCCGTCATACAGTAAGAAATTTAAGCTAAGTCTTGAAAAAAGGCTTTCATTAGGCTCTGTAAGTGCGCGGTCTTTGTTATTTGCTATGTAACCAGAACTAAGGCTTAAATTTGGCAGATACGCCCTAAAAGCCGCATCTTTTTGTGC from Campylobacter upsaliensis includes:
- a CDS encoding TolC family protein yields the protein MKKINKCLVLILTPLFLKASNLNELIELSLHNESYLIKELQTLQSVAQKDAAFRAYLPNLSLSSGYIANNKDRALTEPNESLFSRLSLNFLLYDGGKREAHIKSLKLQEILARLDEKEQKNLLALNAATLYFNYLSLEELIKAGEQKKTFLKQSLTRLESFYNAGLSAKDELESIRAKFHLASLELSQRILKLENIKKELFILTARTFTPQGKARLKEPQKTQSQNAKVLKAREQIDLANEGVKAARAEFFPKFFVQNHLSFYDNHHNPKLPTPYQNLASAMFSESGTANQIMLGLEWKIFDFGTRNKELENKRLALQIQRANYELLKRQNEEELSYLKKNLAVLKEQIEALKYSLNAANLAFESVNKKYSAGLCSYVEYLQALELKFKAMSDLELAKNEFEITKANYYFTAGFDLSKEIQ